Proteins encoded in a region of the Takifugu flavidus isolate HTHZ2018 chromosome 10, ASM371156v2, whole genome shotgun sequence genome:
- the stx17 gene encoding syntaxin-17 isoform X1, producing the protein MAEEGNKLTLRRLEAPIHKFIKVALPTDLERLQKHHNNVLKYQHSQQWDRLHQEQINASRTVQQLRANVREMEKLCARVRADDAAALEVLVQPIRDMALAAVQDFLLLHSRPVSQPPSPPAAAPTSSCAASRDDAGEEEPAPVGHSQLQLPEIPADQSAAESWDNLEEDLKELSGLVTEFSLLVHSQQEKIDSIEDNVNTAAANVEEGAKSLGKAAGYKLVVLPVAGALLGGVLGGPLGLLAGFKAAGVAAALGGGALGFAGGRMVQKQRKARLDLRMKQLTAPPPGDEESDKDK; encoded by the exons ATGGCAGAGGAAGGCAACAAGCTGACACTGAGGCGCCTGGAGGCACCAATCCACAAGTTCATTAAAGTGGCTCTACCCACGGACCTGGAGAGGCTGCAGAAACACCACAATAACGTACTGAAG TACCAGCACAGCCAGCAGTGGGACCGGCTTCATCAGGAGCAGATCAACGCCAGCAGAACAGTTCAG cagtTGAGAGCAAACGTTCGAGAAATGGAGAAGCTGTGCGCCCGCGTCCGAGCCGACGACGCCGCTGCCCTGGAAGTGCTggttcagccaatcagagacatGGCGTTGGCGGCCGTGCAGGACTTCCTGCTCCTGCACTCCAGGCCCGTTTCACAGCCTCCGTCGCCGCCGGCAGCGGCTCCGACCTCCAGCTGCGCCGCTTCCCGCGATGACGCCGGGGAAGAGGAGCCGGCGCCTGTCGGGCAcagccagctccagctcccagaAATCCCCGCGGATCAGAGCGCAGCAGAGTCCTGGGACAACCTGGAAGAG gacctgaaggagctgagtgGCTTAGTGACGGAGTTCTCTCTGCTCGTCCAT TCCCAGCAGGAGAAGATTGACAGCATAGAAGACAACGTCAACACAGCCGCTGCCAACGTGGAGGAGGGGGCCAAGAGCCTGgggaag GCGGCGGGCTACAAGTTGGTGGTGCTGCCGGTCGCCGGTGCGTTGCTGGGCGGCGTTCTAGGAGGTCCGCTCGGCCTGCTGGCCGGTTTCAAAGCTGCAGGGGTCGCCGCCGCTCTCGGGGGCGGCGCTCTGGGATTCGCGGGGGGCCGCATGGTCCAAAAACAACGCAAGGCCCGATTGGACCTGAGGATGAAACAACTGACGGCGCCCCCGCCGGGAGACGAGGAGTCGGACAAAGACAAGTGA
- the stx17 gene encoding syntaxin-17 isoform X2, with the protein MAEEGNKLTLRRLEAPIHKFIKVALPTDLERLQKHHNNVLKYQHSQQWDRLHQEQINASRTVQLRANVREMEKLCARVRADDAAALEVLVQPIRDMALAAVQDFLLLHSRPVSQPPSPPAAAPTSSCAASRDDAGEEEPAPVGHSQLQLPEIPADQSAAESWDNLEEDLKELSGLVTEFSLLVHSQQEKIDSIEDNVNTAAANVEEGAKSLGKAAGYKLVVLPVAGALLGGVLGGPLGLLAGFKAAGVAAALGGGALGFAGGRMVQKQRKARLDLRMKQLTAPPPGDEESDKDK; encoded by the exons ATGGCAGAGGAAGGCAACAAGCTGACACTGAGGCGCCTGGAGGCACCAATCCACAAGTTCATTAAAGTGGCTCTACCCACGGACCTGGAGAGGCTGCAGAAACACCACAATAACGTACTGAAG TACCAGCACAGCCAGCAGTGGGACCGGCTTCATCAGGAGCAGATCAACGCCAGCAGAACAGTTCAG tTGAGAGCAAACGTTCGAGAAATGGAGAAGCTGTGCGCCCGCGTCCGAGCCGACGACGCCGCTGCCCTGGAAGTGCTggttcagccaatcagagacatGGCGTTGGCGGCCGTGCAGGACTTCCTGCTCCTGCACTCCAGGCCCGTTTCACAGCCTCCGTCGCCGCCGGCAGCGGCTCCGACCTCCAGCTGCGCCGCTTCCCGCGATGACGCCGGGGAAGAGGAGCCGGCGCCTGTCGGGCAcagccagctccagctcccagaAATCCCCGCGGATCAGAGCGCAGCAGAGTCCTGGGACAACCTGGAAGAG gacctgaaggagctgagtgGCTTAGTGACGGAGTTCTCTCTGCTCGTCCAT TCCCAGCAGGAGAAGATTGACAGCATAGAAGACAACGTCAACACAGCCGCTGCCAACGTGGAGGAGGGGGCCAAGAGCCTGgggaag GCGGCGGGCTACAAGTTGGTGGTGCTGCCGGTCGCCGGTGCGTTGCTGGGCGGCGTTCTAGGAGGTCCGCTCGGCCTGCTGGCCGGTTTCAAAGCTGCAGGGGTCGCCGCCGCTCTCGGGGGCGGCGCTCTGGGATTCGCGGGGGGCCGCATGGTCCAAAAACAACGCAAGGCCCGATTGGACCTGAGGATGAAACAACTGACGGCGCCCCCGCCGGGAGACGAGGAGTCGGACAAAGACAAGTGA